The Nitrospirota bacterium genome window below encodes:
- a CDS encoding NAD(+)/NADH kinase: MKNKSIGILTKPKFPEIKNTLQDVVAWLRARSINVILDTTSAALLGEQGGVQKTQLASKADVLLVLGGDGTMLNAARLAGERSIPILGVNLGGLGFLTEVRLENLYPSLERVFANDFVLDERLMLQTHVHRHGETVARGVVLNDVVISKGTLARMIELRISIQGQFVTNLRGDGVIVTTPTGSTAYSLSAGGPIINPAVQSLMVTPICPHTLTHRPLIVPATAEIEVTLTSKDDGAMATLDGQVGVAMTQGDTVEIKMSEYRTRLIRFPESGYYEVLREKLKWGDG, encoded by the coding sequence ATGAAGAACAAAAGTATCGGAATTCTGACCAAGCCGAAATTCCCCGAAATTAAAAACACTCTGCAGGATGTGGTCGCATGGCTCAGGGCTCGAAGTATTAATGTCATCTTGGACACGACGTCGGCGGCCCTGCTGGGCGAGCAGGGGGGCGTTCAGAAAACCCAGTTGGCGAGCAAGGCGGATGTGCTGCTGGTTCTGGGCGGTGATGGGACGATGCTGAATGCGGCAAGACTTGCCGGGGAGCGAAGTATTCCCATCCTGGGCGTCAACCTTGGGGGATTAGGATTTTTGACCGAGGTCCGACTGGAAAACTTGTATCCCTCGCTTGAGCGGGTGTTTGCTAATGACTTCGTGCTCGATGAGCGGCTCATGCTTCAGACGCATGTCCACCGACATGGCGAAACCGTCGCGCGAGGCGTGGTGTTGAACGATGTCGTGATCAGTAAGGGGACGCTGGCCCGGATGATCGAGTTGCGGATTTCTATTCAAGGACAGTTCGTCACCAATCTGCGTGGCGATGGAGTGATTGTCACGACACCGACCGGATCGACCGCCTATTCCCTTTCAGCCGGCGGACCCATTATCAATCCGGCCGTGCAATCGCTCATGGTCACGCCGATTTGCCCCCATACGCTGACCCACCGCCCGCTGATCGTACCGGCTACGGCAGAAATCGAGGTGACGCTCACCAGTAAGGACGATGGCGCGATGGCGACGCTGGATGGTCAGGTTGGCGTGGCGATGACACAGGGGGATACGGTTGAAATCAAGATGTCCGAATACCGGACGAGACTCATCCGTTTTCCGGAAAGCGGTTACTATGAAGTTCTGCGAGAGAAACTCAAGTGGGGGGACGGGTAA
- the tsaD gene encoding tRNA (adenosine(37)-N6)-threonylcarbamoyltransferase complex transferase subunit TsaD, with amino-acid sequence MPTTVQHPVSAWVPGPILGIETSCDETAASVLATDGSVLSNIITSQHAVHQRFGGVVPELASRAHIESVEQVSVEALQQAGLAWTDLSGIAVTQGPGLAGALLVGVNYAKALAYALSIPMVGVSHLEGHIASAWLQDPAFPLPCVVLVVSGGHTHLYLKDSLGHCRLLGATKDDAAGEAFDKGAQMLGLEYPGGPAIDRLARQGNPQAIAFPRSQLKKGSLDFSFSGVKTSLLYTVQAMPEQSRLAQSADLAAGYQEAIVTILVEKALAAAQASDAQALAVVGGVSANSRLRTLLQRRADSENIRLSLPPLSYCTDNAAMIAAAGRQALRAGIRASLDLDAQASMAAPFAQAM; translated from the coding sequence ATGCCCACGACCGTACAACATCCCGTCTCTGCCTGGGTCCCTGGCCCCATCCTCGGGATCGAGACGTCGTGCGATGAAACGGCCGCCTCGGTGCTGGCAACGGACGGCTCCGTCCTCTCGAACATTATTACGTCGCAACATGCTGTGCATCAGCGCTTCGGTGGCGTCGTGCCCGAGCTCGCCTCCCGTGCCCATATCGAATCGGTCGAACAGGTCTCAGTTGAGGCGCTGCAGCAGGCAGGTCTCGCCTGGACGGATCTTTCTGGCATTGCCGTCACCCAGGGACCGGGTCTGGCCGGTGCGCTCCTCGTGGGGGTCAACTATGCCAAAGCCCTGGCCTATGCCTTGAGCATTCCGATGGTCGGCGTGAGCCACCTGGAAGGCCATATCGCCTCCGCCTGGCTGCAGGACCCGGCCTTCCCGCTCCCCTGCGTCGTTCTCGTGGTGTCGGGAGGCCATACTCACCTCTACCTCAAAGACTCGCTCGGTCACTGCCGGCTCCTGGGCGCGACCAAAGACGATGCGGCAGGGGAGGCCTTTGACAAGGGCGCGCAGATGCTGGGACTGGAATATCCTGGAGGACCCGCCATCGATCGCTTGGCTCGACAGGGAAACCCGCAGGCCATTGCCTTCCCGAGATCCCAGCTTAAGAAGGGGAGTCTCGATTTTAGTTTCAGTGGTGTGAAGACATCTTTGCTCTACACAGTTCAAGCGATGCCTGAGCAATCTCGCCTGGCGCAATCTGCCGATCTTGCGGCCGGCTATCAAGAGGCCATCGTCACCATCCTGGTCGAGAAGGCCCTTGCCGCGGCCCAGGCCTCTGACGCGCAAGCCTTGGCCGTTGTCGGAGGGGTCTCCGCCAATTCTCGATTACGCACGTTGCTCCAACGACGAGCCGATTCCGAAAATATTCGCCTGAGTCTTCCCCCGCTGAGCTACTGCACCGATAATGCGGCAATGATTGCCGCAGCGGGGAGACAAGCCCTTCGCGCAGGGATCCGTGCCTCACTCGACTTAGATGCCCAAGCCTCCATGGCTGCACCCTTCGCGCAAGCGATGTAA
- the hflX gene encoding GTPase HflX: protein MLERLYRRRMPANDVISSEAAKTLAQFTIEIRRPIGLVITRRGAVQDVLVGAGTEPSPTTLTTFRATPRSLRGLRLIRSSLKAEPISQEDLTMLGLLRLDMIGTLAVTAKGEPGLLSLAHLNPPRPNEPLYTLLKPTQVQQCPVSFETFIRELESELQRESASHTMAQGQTAILVSASPKSKAEQEERLAELAELASSADLTVIDRLVQRTQGGHHRFQLGSGKLKDVLVQAMQKGADLIIFDQDLAPGQLRAIAEISDLTVIDRTQLILDIFAQRAHSREGKVQVELAQLRYLLPRLSGQGTSLSRLGGGIGSRGPGETKLETDRRRIRERIDYLEKEIEGFARHQDQRRSRRVRQDFPVLSIVGYTNAGKSTLLNVLTNSQVSAAPRVFETLDTTSRRLRFPHGREVIITDTVGFIRDLPKDLLAAFRTTLDELRDADLLLHVVDAGTKDLDAHIAAVETVLKSLTLDELPRILVFNKCDQLPDGQAEVLCQRYGAIGISALHPETLRPLIQQLEERLTVLVPEGSSSRKSTPPGPLASQS, encoded by the coding sequence ATGCTTGAGCGACTCTATCGGCGGCGCATGCCCGCGAATGACGTCATCTCTTCTGAAGCGGCCAAAACGCTCGCCCAGTTTACCATTGAGATTCGTCGTCCCATCGGCCTCGTCATCACCAGGCGTGGAGCCGTGCAAGACGTGCTGGTCGGGGCCGGCACCGAACCGTCGCCAACAACGCTGACCACGTTTCGGGCAACTCCTCGCTCGCTCAGAGGCCTGAGACTGATCCGATCGAGTTTGAAAGCAGAACCGATCAGCCAGGAAGACCTCACCATGTTGGGACTGCTCCGGCTCGATATGATCGGCACCTTGGCCGTCACAGCCAAGGGCGAACCGGGCTTGCTCTCCCTGGCCCATCTGAATCCACCCAGGCCCAATGAGCCTCTATACACGCTGCTCAAGCCAACGCAGGTACAGCAATGTCCGGTGAGCTTCGAAACCTTCATTCGCGAACTGGAATCAGAGCTCCAGCGTGAAAGCGCGTCGCACACGATGGCCCAGGGGCAGACCGCCATCCTCGTGAGCGCCTCGCCCAAAAGCAAAGCCGAGCAGGAAGAGCGGCTTGCTGAACTGGCGGAACTGGCCTCCTCCGCAGACCTCACGGTGATCGACCGTCTCGTGCAGCGCACGCAAGGCGGCCACCATCGGTTTCAATTGGGAAGCGGCAAACTCAAGGACGTGCTGGTACAAGCCATGCAAAAGGGAGCGGACCTCATCATTTTCGATCAGGATTTGGCTCCCGGACAACTGCGCGCCATTGCGGAAATCAGCGACCTGACGGTCATCGACCGGACCCAGCTAATCCTCGACATCTTTGCGCAACGGGCCCATAGCCGGGAAGGCAAGGTCCAGGTCGAGTTGGCGCAGCTTCGGTATCTGCTTCCACGCCTCTCCGGTCAGGGCACGAGCCTCTCTCGTTTGGGAGGGGGCATCGGCAGCAGGGGACCAGGTGAGACGAAGCTTGAAACAGACCGGCGCCGCATCAGAGAGCGGATCGACTATTTGGAGAAAGAGATCGAAGGCTTTGCCCGGCATCAAGATCAACGGCGCTCGCGCCGCGTCCGGCAGGATTTCCCTGTCTTGTCCATCGTGGGCTACACGAACGCCGGCAAATCAACCTTGCTCAACGTCCTCACGAACAGTCAGGTGAGCGCAGCCCCGCGCGTCTTTGAAACGCTCGACACCACCAGCCGGAGGCTCCGCTTTCCTCATGGCCGGGAAGTGATCATCACCGACACGGTCGGATTCATTCGCGACCTGCCCAAAGATCTCCTTGCTGCCTTCAGGACGACTCTGGACGAGTTGCGCGATGCCGACCTTCTCCTCCATGTGGTCGATGCAGGGACCAAGGACCTGGACGCCCATATTGCCGCCGTCGAGACCGTGCTGAAAAGCCTCACCCTCGACGAGCTTCCACGGATCCTGGTCTTCAATAAATGCGACCAGCTTCCGGACGGGCAGGCAGAGGTGCTCTGTCAGCGGTACGGGGCGATCGGGATTTCCGCGCTGCATCCGGAGACCCTGCGCCCGCTCATCCAGCAACTGGAAGAACGGCTGACCGTACTCGTCCCGGAGGGCAGCTCTTCCAGGAAATCAACGCCCCCTGGCCCGCTTGCATCTCAGTCCTAA
- a CDS encoding ATP-dependent Clp protease ATP-binding subunit, giving the protein MFERFTDKGRKIIILAREEAERHQNDYLGTEHLVLAILRESDGIALMILKKMGLSTEQIRLEIERNLPGGGTTMTFGEIPFSPRVKKVIEYGVEEARLLGHNHIGSEHLLLGLLREEEGIGGKILRSLGANLLTARQLTVTFLRKSAPRERDRKSNTPALDEFGRDLTQLAQEGHLDPVIGRADEIERVLQILSRRSKNNPVLIGEAGVGKTAIVEGLAQRIVQSEVPDNLLSRRVIALDLGALVAGTKYRGQFEERLKVVMKEIVQAGNIIIFIDELHTLVGAGAAEGSIDASNMLKPALSRGEIQCIGATTLDEYRKHIEKDGALKRRFQPIHVQPPSIDETVQIIRGLRDRYEEHHGVEISEEAILEAVKLSDRYISDRFLPDKAIDLIDETGSRAKLQTYALPSELKAMEQELKKVSREKELAISMQNFEEAVRHREEEERLRKLLDESKREWKKNQEKNKPTIGKEDVAYVVSKMTGIPLFKLEEEESNKLLRMEEFLHKRVVGQNEAISAVARAIRRSRAGLKEARKPIGSFIFLGPTGVGKTELARTLAEFLFNSEDSLIRIDMSEYQEKFTSSRLFGAPPGYVGYEEGGQLTERVRRRPYSVVLFDEIEKAHPDVFNILLQVLDDGVLTDSLGRKVDFKNCVIIMTSNIGTKMIQKGVSLGFQNTEGDQARHKKEEVLSELRRSFSPEFLNRIDEVVVFHQLDKVHLSNILDILLSELNLRLMEKGVELEVEDDVKQWLIKEGYEPLYGARPMRRTIQRALGDPLSEEMIKGRFKDCRKIRVVLRDGAPAFVEQEAMAGV; this is encoded by the coding sequence ATGTTCGAACGATTCACGGACAAGGGTCGGAAGATCATCATCCTGGCGCGGGAAGAGGCAGAGCGTCATCAGAACGACTACCTCGGTACCGAGCATCTCGTCTTGGCTATCCTCCGTGAGTCAGACGGAATCGCCCTGATGATCTTGAAGAAGATGGGACTCTCGACCGAACAAATCCGTTTGGAGATTGAACGGAATTTGCCAGGTGGGGGAACCACGATGACCTTTGGGGAAATCCCCTTCAGCCCCCGGGTGAAAAAAGTCATCGAGTACGGGGTCGAAGAAGCCCGCCTGCTCGGACACAATCATATCGGCAGCGAACACCTCTTATTGGGGCTGCTTCGGGAAGAAGAGGGGATCGGCGGAAAGATCCTGCGCAGCTTAGGCGCCAACCTCCTGACCGCCCGACAACTGACCGTCACCTTCTTACGGAAGTCCGCTCCACGTGAGCGCGACCGGAAGAGCAACACTCCCGCGCTCGACGAGTTCGGCCGCGATCTGACCCAGCTGGCCCAGGAAGGGCATCTGGATCCCGTCATCGGACGCGCCGACGAAATCGAACGGGTCTTGCAGATCCTCAGCCGCCGTTCAAAAAACAACCCTGTGCTCATCGGGGAAGCCGGCGTCGGCAAGACCGCCATCGTGGAAGGTCTCGCCCAGCGAATCGTCCAGTCCGAAGTGCCGGACAATCTGCTCTCACGCCGCGTCATTGCCCTCGACCTTGGTGCATTGGTGGCAGGGACGAAATATCGCGGCCAGTTCGAAGAACGGCTGAAAGTCGTGATGAAGGAAATCGTCCAGGCTGGCAACATCATCATCTTCATCGACGAACTGCATACCTTAGTCGGAGCAGGGGCGGCGGAAGGATCGATTGATGCCTCCAACATGCTCAAGCCGGCTCTGTCACGCGGCGAAATTCAGTGCATCGGCGCCACGACGCTGGATGAATATCGCAAACACATTGAAAAAGACGGAGCCCTCAAACGCCGGTTCCAGCCGATTCACGTCCAGCCGCCGAGCATCGACGAAACGGTGCAGATCATCCGAGGGCTGCGCGACCGGTACGAGGAGCATCATGGCGTCGAGATTTCAGAGGAAGCCATTCTCGAAGCGGTCAAACTGTCCGATCGCTACATCAGCGACCGGTTCCTCCCGGACAAGGCGATCGATTTGATCGACGAGACCGGGTCGCGGGCGAAGTTGCAGACCTATGCCTTGCCTTCGGAGCTGAAGGCGATGGAGCAAGAGCTGAAGAAGGTGTCTCGCGAAAAGGAACTGGCCATCTCGATGCAGAACTTCGAGGAAGCGGTTCGCCATCGCGAAGAAGAAGAGCGTCTGCGCAAACTCCTCGACGAATCCAAGCGCGAGTGGAAGAAGAATCAGGAAAAGAACAAGCCGACGATCGGGAAAGAAGACGTGGCCTATGTCGTCTCCAAGATGACGGGCATTCCGCTCTTCAAGCTCGAAGAAGAAGAATCCAACAAGCTCCTGCGCATGGAGGAGTTCCTCCACAAGCGCGTAGTCGGCCAGAACGAAGCGATCTCCGCCGTGGCCCGGGCCATCAGGCGGTCACGCGCCGGCCTGAAGGAAGCGCGGAAGCCCATCGGCTCCTTCATTTTCCTGGGACCCACCGGAGTCGGGAAAACCGAGCTGGCTCGCACGCTGGCCGAGTTCCTCTTCAATAGTGAAGATTCGCTCATCCGGATCGACATGTCCGAATATCAAGAGAAGTTCACCAGCTCGCGACTCTTCGGCGCTCCGCCGGGATACGTGGGCTATGAAGAGGGCGGTCAATTGACGGAGCGGGTCCGGCGCCGGCCCTATTCCGTGGTCCTCTTCGACGAAATCGAAAAGGCCCATCCCGACGTGTTCAACATCCTCTTACAGGTCTTGGACGACGGCGTGTTGACCGACAGCCTCGGACGCAAGGTCGATTTCAAGAATTGCGTCATCATCATGACGTCCAACATCGGGACCAAGATGATCCAAAAGGGTGTCTCGCTCGGCTTCCAGAACACGGAAGGTGATCAGGCGCGCCACAAGAAGGAAGAAGTCCTGAGCGAATTGCGCCGCTCGTTCAGTCCGGAGTTCCTGAACCGGATCGACGAAGTCGTGGTCTTCCATCAGCTGGACAAAGTGCATCTCTCCAATATTCTCGATATCCTCTTGAGCGAACTCAACCTTCGTCTCATGGAGAAGGGTGTGGAGCTCGAGGTCGAGGACGACGTCAAACAGTGGCTGATCAAAGAAGGCTACGAACCGCTCTACGGAGCCAGACCGATGCGCCGGACAATTCAGCGCGCGCTCGGCGATCCTCTCTCCGAAGAGATGATCAAGGGCCGGTTCAAGGATTGCCGAAAGATCCGTGTGGTGCTGCGCGACGGCGCGCCAGCATTCGTCGAGCAAGAGGCTATGGCCGGAGTCTAA
- the nth gene encoding endonuclease III — protein MDRRERLKAIAKALQRTMPAPQMELDHRSPWELLVATILSAQCTDQRVNQVTPALFRRYPGPSDLAGADQQEVEQLIRSTGFFKSKAKHLIGCSKAVTERFHEQVPRTMETLITLPGVGRKTANVILGNAFGQPGIVVDTHVKRVAKRLGLTKSDNPDLVEQDLQQLMPRSQWTAVSQRLLLHGRYTCLARKPQCRTCAVYRHCPWKEKGPQ, from the coding sequence GTGGATCGCCGAGAACGCCTCAAGGCCATTGCCAAGGCACTCCAACGCACGATGCCAGCCCCCCAAATGGAGCTCGACCACCGGTCGCCCTGGGAGCTGCTCGTGGCCACGATCCTCTCCGCCCAATGTACCGATCAGCGAGTCAATCAGGTCACGCCGGCGCTCTTTCGCCGCTATCCTGGACCATCGGATCTGGCAGGGGCCGATCAGCAGGAAGTCGAACAGCTCATTCGCTCGACTGGCTTCTTTAAAAGCAAGGCCAAGCATCTGATTGGCTGCAGCAAAGCGGTGACGGAGCGTTTTCACGAACAGGTTCCACGGACGATGGAAACATTGATCACCTTGCCGGGCGTCGGGAGAAAGACGGCGAATGTCATACTCGGGAATGCCTTTGGCCAGCCCGGTATCGTCGTCGATACCCACGTCAAACGCGTGGCCAAGCGACTGGGCCTGACCAAGTCCGACAATCCAGACCTGGTCGAGCAGGACTTGCAGCAGCTGATGCCGAGGTCCCAATGGACAGCCGTCTCGCAACGATTGCTGTTGCACGGCCGCTATACCTGTCTGGCGAGAAAACCCCAGTGCCGCACCTGTGCGGTCTATCGGCACTGTCCATGGAAAGAGAAAGGCCCGCAATGA